The candidate division WOR-3 bacterium region CGACCATTGGGACGGGCACTCGCACTCACCAGTTGGGCAGTCACGGTATCAATCGCATCGGCAAAGACATCGGCATTGGGAAATTCGTTATTGACCTCATTGAGAATTTCACCGGTGGAGAATTTTAATGCACAACTATCCTCGTTAAGTGGAGGTTGCCCAGAGGCAGAAAGTTCGAGTTTAATCTTTCCAATCACAAATTCAGGTCTGGGCGAAATCTGGACTACTGGTACATCCTCGTTATAGGAGCCGACCTTGTCATCTTTATTGACGGTGCGGACTTGGAAGAAATACACGGAATCAGGACTCAAACCAGTGACCTTGAAGGTATTTGTCAGGATGACAGTGGTATTGACAGGAGAAAGATCTTCACCATCTTCAACCATCAGAGAGGCGGAGTCAGTGGAGTAATAGACATTGTAACCTTTGAAATCATCGTGCTGCGTGACAGTCGTATCTTCGCGCCAGGTTAAGGTTACTGAATTGGAATCGGCAACGACACCGATGATTTCGGGTGCGGCAAGCTTCTCAGCCTTACCACCGCAACCCGCAAGAATGATAATCGATGCCAAGGCGATTAAGCCATACATTAATCTCTTCATTCTTAACTCCTTTTTTCAAACCCTCAGAGACCA contains the following coding sequences:
- a CDS encoding fibronectin type III domain-containing protein codes for the protein MKRLMYGLIALASIIILAGCGGKAEKLAAPEIIGVVADSNSVTLTWREDTTVTQHDDFKGYNVYYSTDSASLMVEDGEDLSPVNTTVILTNTFKVTGLSPDSVYFFQVRTVNKDDKVGSYNEDVPVVQISPRPEFVIGKIKLELSASGQPPLNEDSCALKFSTGEILNEVNNEFPNADVFADAIDTVTAQLVSASARPNGRSTLIVKLDTTYTWESWDFSQVNFGTSDRAVVNNNDLLLCKTTEGNYVKVLIQEVNHAQDYIKLKYAYQNKPNYPYLAPGR